In the Penaeus chinensis breed Huanghai No. 1 chromosome 31, ASM1920278v2, whole genome shotgun sequence genome, one interval contains:
- the LOC125042117 gene encoding ankyrin repeat and SOCS box protein 12-like → MLSDLKEYSCFANLRQVQNTSERGSSAPSGGGGGSDLPPRGSASSSQLVLFWKGARLDGSRWSAEATMLKIIAKLGSWTATTAGQSQVRQLTPTFTFVLVVCSYISKPSSRRRMADVMRLPEQVSAQAYMMNLMVDGDDDEDVRLHLTAVCDDGEGMRKILSEPESLQWINHRVRPYLAPPLRLAVSGGSMECAKLLIEAGADIELEDVKGQTPLFVATSTRKTDLMKVLLDSGANPEGSKKNRCSPLLVAVRDGFSEGVKLLLKYGADPEPFDQILTCVPGWPLQHAIVYAHFSCFLELVKGGCVANLRDLPYEVNSSIVSRLSIPHAILKYARDYPEFVMLYHEIGGNLWQLNAKGLSSLEEFPESSPAKQLISSLLGSPRSLKSICRHKIRQQFHRRNLDKLTSLDLPSCLIPYLSFEEFTKYSKRTEENTHTKVVKKEE, encoded by the exons ATGTTATCTGACCTCAAGGAATATTCATGTTTCGCAAATCTCCGACAAGTCCAAAATACGTCTGAGAGAGGATCGAGTGCTCCTTCCGGCGGCGGAGGAGGTTCGGACCTGCCTCCGCGGGGATCGGCATCCTCCTCTCAGCTGGTTCTATTTTGGAAGGGGGCGAGGCTGGACGGGTCGCGATGGAGTGCAGAGGCGACCATGCTAAAAATAATCGCAAAACTAGGTTCTTGGACCGCAACTACAGCGGGGCAGTCGCAGGTAAGGCAGCTCACGCCTACTTTCACGTTTGTTTTGGTGGTCTGTTCGTACAT ATCAAAGCCCAGCTCAAGAAGAAGAATGGCCGACGTGATGAGACTCCCAGAACAGGTCTCTGCTCAGGCCTACATGATGAACTTAATGGTAGAtggagatgacgatgaagatgtcCGCCTCCACTTGACAGCAGTTTGTGACGATGGTGAAGGTATGAGAAAAATTCTAAGTGAACCTGAATCTCTCCAGTGGATCAACCATAGAGTCCGACCGTACCTGGCACCCCCTCTTCGATTAGCCGTGTCAG GAGGAAGCATGGAATGTGCAAAACTGCTTATAGAAGCTGGTGCAGATATTGAGCTGGAAGATGTCAAGGGACAGACTCCACTTTTTGTCGCAACATCTACAAGAAAAACAGACTTAATGAAG GTGTTACTTGACTCTGGCGCTAATCCTGAAGGAAGCAAGAAGAACCGTTGCTCTCCCCTGTTAGTTGCTGTTCGTGATGGATTCTCAGAGGGTGTCAAG TTGCTCTTAAAATATGGGGCTGATCCAGAACCATTTGACCAGATCCTGACCTGTGTGCCGGGCTGGCCTCTGCAGCATGCCATTGTCTATGCTCACTTCTCCTGTTTCCTGGAATTGGTCAAAGGAGGATGCGTGGCCAACCTTAGAGACCTGCCGTATGAGGTCAATTCCAGTATTGTTTCTCGGCTTTCCATTCCACACGCGATCCTCAAGTATGCCAG GGACTACCCTGAGTTTGTTATGCTGTATCATGAGATTGGAGGTAACCTCTGGCAGTTGAATGCTAAGGGACTATCTTCATTAGAAGAATTTCCTGAAAGCTCTCCAGCAAAGCAGTTAATAAGCTCTCTTTTAG GTTCTCCAAGAAGCCTGAAATCAATTTGCCGTCACAAGATACGACAACAGTTTCACAGAAGAAATCTTGATAAATTGACTTCTTTAGATCTTCCCTCTTGCCTTATTCCATATCTTAGTTTTGAGGAATTCACAAAATATTCTAAAAGGACtgaggagaacacacacacaaaagttgtCAAAAAGGAAGAGTGA